Proteins encoded in a region of the Alosa sapidissima isolate fAloSap1 chromosome 19, fAloSap1.pri, whole genome shotgun sequence genome:
- the LOC121693592 gene encoding NACHT, LRR and PYD domains-containing protein 3-like gives MDLADSLREVGSGTPTKISLPGDTEEGVVYSSRKHVFGERGKTTGTSRTDRGELEWRVQVDQRGQTYRRGSTLSYASMQSNDSIEKPPNFSKEPATDTTRMGKEKIRRWRIQPTRTPDITLSVQRQRYVSESSSCSGQSDMSIEQRFEELHIKDGRVCSTCDGADSASVRTRRRSPSVSSCVSAQSEESVEQPPCLGERPSITSVRTGRRSPSVSSCVSAQSEESVEQPPCLGEISSITRVRTGRRSPSVSSCASAQSEESVEQPPCLGERPSITRVHAGRRSPSVSSCVSAQSEESVEQPPCLGERPSITRLQVEDPLSKGAGAEPYSMRRSRYRPHSPCPSHTSTESDTSQERILNSDQPTSQHYPRRLSSLSVWSCGSIQQPPHIPQEERVHSQNTSAKIRVLQTAIDDHKASLRKKFEVLSGGSSKSSCSVPFHAIYTELHMTVGDSQGICVEHEVQQIEMLHRTQAMPADEVVNCSDIFRPLRREQRPIRTVMTKGIAGIGKTMSVQKVILDWAEGRANQDVDFVLVLPFRELNLVCGEKHSLHGLLLELFEELQALEYVGFYKECKLLFILDGLDESKFCLDFLEREVCDVNEVTSVSVLVTNLIRGHLLPTALIWVTSRPAAANQIPARYIHQVTELRGFSDTQKEEFFRRRIADQRQANEIIAHVRATRSLFIMCHIPVFCVLIATMFQPILDKKSKKDTPSTLTELFTEFIISQIKTRQQSQESRKEALWRLAKLAFTHLQSQRFNFYEEDLSECGINSRDAFLFSGLCVEILKEELIGHGKRTYSFLHLTVQEFLAALFVIHSFVTKNTEALESFHVFVSDKNMELYSLLKAAVDKSLQSEHGHLDLFLRFLLGLALDPSQKLLQNLLKGKRNRPLDIKKFMDQRLKAQTRNRTITYIKELRQQNLSPDRCINLFHCLIELRDFSMQEEIQEYLRSERRMECLSPAHCSALAYMLLMSEEAVEELDLRQYITTDEGRKRLLPAVRWCRKARLDCCKLTVKAYETVVLSLQSLGSPLTELDLSYNSLQDSGLGLLTQGLLSPHCKLQTLSLVGCHLTKASCVVMASVLQSENSALRELDLSDNDLQDSGLEHLTAGLSHPNCKVHILRLSSCCVSTRGSEALAAALSCNASHLKELDLSYNYPRTSGVEQLSAKQQDPDCALEMLNVKHAGRYRLLPAPRKYFYKLHLDPNTAHKNLTLSERNQRVTRTSAQPSLDHPERFDCWPQVLCREPLTGRCYWEVEWTGTAAIGLTYKDIRRKGGGDDVVLGHNLKSVALYCDKDSYSVYYGKKKTEIGFPPFGCNRVGVFLDWPTGSVSFYRVSSDDGLLLLDTKYTTFNQPLYAAFTLYPSDTAISLCKIEM, from the exons aTGGATCTGGCTGATTCTCTCAGAGAAGTGGGGTCTGGGACTCCCACTAAGATCAGCCTTCCTGGAGACACAGAGGAGGGGGTTGTTTACTCCAGTAGGAAACACGTCTTTGGGGAAAGAGGGAAGACAACAGGCACCTCGAGGACAGACCGTGGAGAATTAGAGTGGAGAGTCCAAGTCGATCAGAG AGGCCAGACATATAGGAGAGGTTCAACACTCAGCTATGCATCTATGCAGAGCAATGACTCCATTGAAAAGCCGCCCAACTTCAGTAAAGAACCTGCCACTGACACCACACG AATGGGGAAAGAGAAAATCAGACGGTGGCGCATTCAGCCCACCCGGACCCCTGACATTACCCTAAG TGTTCAGAGACAAAGATATGTATCGGAATCATCCAGCTGCTCTGGTCAGAGTGACATGTCCATAGAGCAACGTTTTGAAGAGCTCCATATAAAAGATGGAAGAGTATGTTCAACATGTGACGGTGCTGATAGTGCCAG TGTGCGGACACGAAGACGATCGCCATCAGTGTCTAGCTGTGTATCAGCACAGTCTGAAGAATCAGTAGAACAGCCTCCATGTTTAGGAGAGAGACCCTCCATCACCAG TGTGCGTACAGGAAGACGATCACCATCAGTGTCTAGCTGTGTATCAGCACAGTCTGAAGAATCAGTAGAACAGCCTCCATGTTTAGGAGAGATATCCTCCATCACCAG GGTGCGTACAGGAAGACGATCACCATCAGTGTCTAGCTGTGCATCAGCACAGTCTGAAGAATCAGTAGAACAGCCTCCATGTTTAGGAGAGAGACCCTCAATCACCAG GGTGCATGCAGGAAGACGATCACCATCAGTGTCTAGCTGTGTATCAGCACAGTCTGAAGAATCAGTAGAACAGCCTCCATGTTTAGGAGAGAGACCCTCCATCACCAG ATTGCAAGTGGAAGACCCTCTGAGCAAGGGAGCGGGAGCAGAACCCTATTCCATGAG GCGCTCTAGGTATAGGCCACATTCACCATGTCCCAGCCACACATCTACAGAGAGTGACACCTCCCAGGAAAGGATTCTCAACTCTGACCAACCAACATCACAACATTACCCCAG ACGTCTGTCCTCTTTGTCTGTTTGGAGTTGTGGGTCCATACAGCAACCTCCTCATATCCCACAGGAAGA AAGAGTCCATTCACAAAACACCTCAGCAA AAATTAGAGTCTTACAGACAGCCATAGACGACCATAAGGCCAGTTTGAGGAAGAAGTTTGAGGTCCTGTCTGGAGGGTCCAGTAAATCCAGCTGTTCTGTGCCGTTCCATGCCATCTACACAGAGCTCCACATGACAGTAGGAGACAGTCAGGGAATCTGCGTAGAGCACGAGGTCCAGCAGATCGAAATGCTGCACCGGACACAGGCAATGCCTGCAGATGAGGTGGTCAACTGCAGTGACATCTTCAGGCCCCTACGCAGAGAGCAGAGGCCCATTAGAACCGTCATGACCAAAGGCATTGCTGGGATTGGGAAGACCATGTCCGTGCAGAAGGTCATTCTAGATTGGGCCGAAGGGCGAGCCAATCAGGATGTGGATTTCGTGCTTGTGCTTCCGTTCCGTGAGTTGAACCTGGTGTGTGGTGAAAAACATAGCCTCCATGGTCTTCTGCTGGAGCTTTTTGAAGAGCTCCAAGCCTTGGAATATGTGGGTTTTTACAAGGAATGCAAACTGCTGTTCATCCTGGACGGCCTGGATGAGTCTAAATTCTGCCTTGACTTcctggagagagaggtgtgtgatgTAAATGAGGTAACCTCGGTTTCAGTGCTGGTGACCAACCTTATCCGAGGTCACCTTCTCCCCACTGCTCTCATTTGGGTGACCTCACGGCCAGCAGCAGCCAATCAGATCCCTGCACGGTACATTCACCAGGTGACAGAACTCAGGGGGTTTAGTGACACACAGAAGGAGGAATTCTTTAGAAGGAGAATTGCAGACCAAAGGCAGGCCAATGAAATCATTGCCCATGTCCGGGCAACACGCAGCCTTTTCATCATGTGCCACATCCCTGTCTTCTGTGTGCTCATTGCCACCATGTTCCAGCCGATCTTGGACAAAAAGTCCAAAAAGGACACCCCTAGTACCCTGACTGAACTCTTCACAGAGTTTATCATCTCACAGATCAAAACACGACAACAATCACAAGAGTCCAGGAAAGAGGCTTTATGGAGGCTGGCTAAACTGGCCTTCACGCATCTACAGAGTCAGCGATTTAACTTCTACGAGGAGGATCTGAGCGAGTGTGGAATCAACTCAAGGGATGCCTTTTTGTTCTCAGGGCTATGTGTAGAGATCTTGAAAGAGGAGTTGATCGGTCATGGAAAGCGAACCTACAGCTTTCTGCATCTGACCGTTCAGGAGTTTCTAGCAGCTCTTTTTGTGATCCACTCCTTTGTCACCAAGAACACAGAGGCTCTGGAGTCCTTTCATGTTTTCGTGTCCGATAAGAATATGGAACTGTATAGCCTGCTGAAGGCTGCAGTAGACAAGTCTTTACAGAGCGAACATGGACATCTGGATCTTTTTCTCCGTTTCCTCTTGGGACTTGCGCTCGACCCCAGCCAGAAGCTCCTACAAAACCTGCTCAAAGGCAAACGCAACCGACCCTTGGACATAAAAAAGTTCATGGACCAGAGATTGAAGGCACAAACACGTAACAGAACCATCACTTACATTAAAGAGCTCAGGCAGCAGAACCTCTCGCCCGATAGGTGTATCAATCTCTTCCATTGTTTGATTGAGTTACGGGACTTTAGCATGCAGGAGGAGATCCAAGAGTATCTAAGATCTGAGAGGCGCATGGAGTGCCTCTCTCCGGCCCACTGCTCGGCTCTGGCATACATGCTCCTGATGTCCGAGGAGGCAGTGGAGGAGTTAGATCTGAGGCAGTACATCACCACAGATGAGGGCCGCAAAAGACTATTGCCAGCTGTCCGGTGGTGCAGGAAGGCCCG GCTGGACTGCTGTAAACTGACAGTGAAAGCCTATGAGACAGTGGTCCTTAGTCTGCAGTCACTGGGGTCACCACTGACCGAGCTGGACCTGAGCTACAACAGCCTGCAGGACTCGGGCCTTGGGCTGCTCACTCAAGGGCTTCTGAGTCCTCACTGCAAACTGCAGACACTCAG TTTGGTTGGCTGTCACCTCACAAAAGCATCTTGTGTGGTAATGGCCTCTGTCCTCCAGTCTGAAAACTCAGCTCTGAGAGAGTTGGATCTGAGCGACAATGACCTACAGGACTCAGGACTGGAACACCTCACAGCTGGTTTAAGTCATCCAAACTGTAAAGTACACATACTGAG GTTATCATCATGTTGTGTGTCGACCAGAGGCTCTGAAGCCCTAGCTGCAGCACTGAGCTGTAATGCCTCTCACCTAAAAGAGTTGGACCTGAGCTACAATTACCCAAGAACCTCTGGGGTGGAGCAGCTCTCAGCTAAACAGCAAGATCCTGACTGTGCCCTGGAGATGCTCAA TGTGAAGCATGCAGGAAGGTATCGTTTGCTGCCAGCACCACGGAAAT ATTTCTACAAGCTGCATCTAGACCCCAACACGGCTCATAAAAACTTAACACTGTCTGAACGGAACCAGCGAGTGACTAGGACGTCTGCTCAGCCCTCCCTAGACCACCCAGAGCGCTTTGACTGCTGGCCCCAGGTGCTATGCAGGGAGCCTCTGACCGGACGCTGCTACTGGGAGGTCGAGTGGACTGGGACAGCTGCCATTGGATTGACTTACAAAGACATCAGAAGGAAAGGAGGTGGGGACGACGTTGTGCTAGGACACAATCTAAAATCAGTGGCACTGTACTGTGACAAGGACAGCTACTCTGTGTACTATGGTAAGAAGAAGACCGAGATTGGTTTCCCCCCCTTTGGGTGCAATAGGGTTGGGGTGTTTCTGGACTGGCCCACTGGTTCGGTGTCATTCTATAGGGTCTCGTCTGATGACGGCCTACTGCTCCTGGACACAAAGTACACCACCTTTAACCAGCCACTGTACGCAGCATTCACACTCTACCCCTCAGACACAGCCATCTCTTTGTGCAAGATTGAGATGTGA